From one Streptomyces sp. NBC_01478 genomic stretch:
- a CDS encoding transglycosylase family protein encodes MLSGNGRHRRPRQAPALLVAAGVTGSAIAIPLLGAAAANAADGTTWDKVANCESGGSWSENSGNGYYGGLQMSQDEWDKYGGLDYAPSADLASRSQQIAVAEKILDDKGTSAWTTCALLSGLTTDSGSTNVDTGLASDSPSAGATDSSGSDSDSGSSDSSVSSGLSDSGLEGSTSSDSSGGSGGDSSSSPSPTATDNPAKSDKSATPSTGNGSVAASPKSDDSDNSAQATGKSSLVDTGALGESGSEASGGRHRGASAEESVTPQTYTVRAGDSLASIANSLGFDGGWRALYAENKKVIGADPTQIAAGQTLDVGTEVDEK; translated from the coding sequence ATGCTCTCCGGGAACGGTCGACACCGTCGCCCCCGCCAGGCTCCGGCTCTCCTCGTCGCGGCCGGGGTGACCGGCTCCGCCATCGCCATTCCGCTCCTCGGCGCCGCCGCCGCGAACGCCGCCGACGGCACCACCTGGGACAAGGTGGCCAACTGCGAGAGCGGCGGCTCCTGGAGCGAGAACAGCGGCAACGGCTACTACGGCGGCCTGCAGATGTCCCAGGACGAATGGGACAAGTACGGCGGCCTCGACTACGCGCCCAGCGCCGACCTGGCCAGCCGCTCCCAGCAGATAGCCGTCGCCGAGAAGATCCTCGACGACAAGGGCACCTCCGCCTGGACGACCTGCGCGCTGCTCTCCGGCCTCACCACGGACTCGGGTTCGACGAACGTCGACACCGGTCTCGCGAGCGACTCGCCGTCCGCCGGCGCGACGGACTCCTCCGGCTCCGACTCCGACTCGGGTTCGTCCGACTCATCCGTTTCCTCCGGGTTGTCGGACTCCGGCCTCGAAGGCTCGACTTCATCTGATTCGTCCGGTGGCTCCGGCGGCGACTCGTCGAGCAGCCCCTCGCCCACCGCGACGGACAACCCCGCCAAGTCCGACAAGTCCGCCACCCCTTCGACCGGTAACGGCTCGGTCGCCGCCTCCCCGAAATCCGACGACTCGGACAACTCGGCCCAGGCGACGGGTAAGTCGAGCCTCGTCGACACCGGCGCGCTCGGTGAATCCGGGAGCGAGGCGAGCGGCGGCAGGCATCGCGGGGCGAGCGCCGAGGAGAGCGTGACGCCGCAGACCTACACCGTCCGCGCCGGCGACTCCCTCGCGTCCATCGCGAACTCCCTTGGCTTCGACGGTGGATGGCGTGCGCTCTACGCCGAGAACAAAAAGGTGATAGGCGCCGATCCGACCCAGATCGCCGCCGGTCAGACCTTGGACGTCGGTACGGAAGTGGACGAAAAGTAG